From the genome of Nitratidesulfovibrio sp.:
GCTGATCAACGAAACGGAGACCATCTTCAACCGTTTCGGCATGGACGGCCCGGTCTACCCCTCGGACATGGAGGCGGCCAAGGCCATCCGCAAGCAGGCCAAGAAGCACGGCATCGACCTTTTGCTCATCAAGCAGAAACACCTTGGCAGCGATTGCCTGCCCGACCATATCGACGCCATGTGCGCGCACATTCGCGACAAGGGCGTGGATATCCGCACCGGTGAAGAAGTGCGCACCCTTACCGTGGAAAACGGCACGGTGCGCGGCCTTGTCACCGACAAGGGCGAATATGCGTGCAAGGCGGTCATCATCGCCCCCGGCCGCGTGGGCGCGGACTGGGTGGGCGAACTGGCGCGCGGGCACGGCCTGGCCGTGAGCCAGCGCGGCATAGAGGTGGGCGTGCGCGTGGAAGTGCACAAGGACATCATGTCGGACATCACCAACGTGATCTACGACCCCACCTTCTTCGTGCAGACCGACAAGTACGACGACCAGACCCGCACCTTCTGCACCAACCCGGAAGGGTTCATCGCGCTGGAGAACTACCAGGACTTCGTGTGCGTGAACGGCCACGCCTACCGCCACCGCAAGTCGGAGAACACCAACTTCGCCTTCCTGTCCAAGGTGGTGCTGACCGACCCGGTGTCCGACAACCAGGGCTACGGCACCGCCATCGGGCGGCTGGCCACCATCATCGGCGGCGGCAAGCCCATCCTGCAACGCTTCGGCGATCTGCGGCGGGGCCGCCGGTCCACGTGGAACCGCATCAACAAGGGCTACATAGAACCCACCATGACCAACGTGGTGCCCGGCGACATCGCCATGGCCCTGCCGGAGCGCATCGTGACCAACCTGGTGGAGGGGCTGGAGCAGCTGAACAACGTCATGCCCGGCATCGCCAACGAGGAAACGCTGCTCTACGCGCCGGAGATCAAGTTCTTCGCCACCCAGGTGGA
Proteins encoded in this window:
- a CDS encoding FAD-dependent oxidoreductase, yielding MSKGSNQFDVIVVGGGPAGLFAAYHLAEHSGLRTCLIERGQDVRKRSCPINKTQKCLKCKPCHILSGMGGGGLFSDGKLNFIHKLGKTDLTQFMPRSEAEVLINETETIFNRFGMDGPVYPSDMEAAKAIRKQAKKHGIDLLLIKQKHLGSDCLPDHIDAMCAHIRDKGVDIRTGEEVRTLTVENGTVRGLVTDKGEYACKAVIIAPGRVGADWVGELARGHGLAVSQRGIEVGVRVEVHKDIMSDITNVIYDPTFFVQTDKYDDQTRTFCTNPEGFIALENYQDFVCVNGHAYRHRKSENTNFAFLSKVVLTDPVSDNQGYGTAIGRLATIIGGGKPILQRFGDLRRGRRSTWNRINKGYIEPTMTNVVPGDIAMALPERIVTNLVEGLEQLNNVMPGIANEETLLYAPEIKFFATQVETDNHLETSLKGLFVAGDGPGVAGNIVSAAATGLIPAKAIIERL